A single window of Ictalurus punctatus breed USDA103 chromosome 27, Coco_2.0, whole genome shotgun sequence DNA harbors:
- the vstm2b gene encoding V-set and transmembrane domain-containing protein 2B precursor, with protein MELRRLYCLILNTPLLLYGEAAFTEVPTDVSVCEGEDVEMPCAFRAVGVSPFALEIQWWYLKEVTPRDTHDSHSGNRAKVAPRDATKISTVRVQGNAISHKLSLSQVGKEDEGVYECRVSDLYSDDTQDFKVQATLRVAPRDSMLAEEAVSHIQNRWTLKSAARATNEPDQGKSHAIPPSSSTLTTASSHTANASNRQQHETGSVAMVTVEPLMCIMLLICYTLF; from the exons ATGGAACTGCGGAGGCTTTACTGTCTCATCCTCAACACACCGTTACTGCTGTACGGAGAGG ctGCCTTCACTGAAGTGCCCAcagatgtgagtgtgtgtgagggtgaggACGTGGAGATGCCATGTGCATTTCGTGCCGTTGGTGTGTCTCCGTTTGCTCTAGAGATTCAGTGGTGGTACCTAAAGGAGGTGACCCCACGGGACACACATGACTCTCACTCGGGCAACCGAGCCAAg GTTGCTCCAAGAGACGCCACTAAGATCAGT ACGGTGCGTGTGCAGGGAAATGCCATCTCCCACAAGCTCAGCCTGTCCCAGGTGGGGAAGGAAGATGAGGGTGTGTATGAGTGTCGTGTGTCAGATTTATACTCGGATGACACACAGGACTTTAAAGTGCAGGCAACACTTCGTGTGGCACCACGGGATAGCATGCTTGCAGAGGAGGCTGTGTCTCATATCCAAAACCGCTGGACATTAAAGAGTGCAGCACGAGCCACTAATGAACCGGATCAGGGAAAAAGCCACGCAATccctccatcatcatcaacccTCACCACAGCCTCATCACACACTGCTAACGCCTCCAACAGACAGCAGCATGAGACCG GTTCTGTTGCTATGGTGACTGTGGAACCACTGATGTGCATCATGCTGCTGATCTGTTACACACTCTTTTGA